From Nyctibius grandis isolate bNycGra1 chromosome 27, bNycGra1.pri, whole genome shotgun sequence, one genomic window encodes:
- the LOC137674274 gene encoding basic proline-rich protein-like: protein MRLLEAKASLRRRQHRAAAARRKRLRPALRSPAPSRSQAAKADTRRAAPGKASPRSVQLERGPRQRGAAPGRPADPPVPGRLPPRTQPDPRAHQQPTTRPPAPGRVPPAPGLHSPRRVPSAPSPAKDGARSLPARKPPRCARPPRAGPGRPHSPRRSPAGPRASRSPRGGQVLGAAPPPPFMAGRPRGGPGAGPPSRAGGARRAAKGSGAEAAAARYMAGRASPSAAEPPRPPYPTLPPTAPLGRGAPAHGGQSPRGPGAPPTNGVAVPAHRSQSPLGDVVRGGLAPARSHVPAARPGPAALPPRLDWARCGWPRPAGSPGPGQRPGGCLRRVSRITGKPQPAVPGAPARERRGLGLERAAER, encoded by the exons ATGCGTCTGCTGGAAGCAAAAGCATCCTTAAGG CGCAGGCAGCACCGGGCGGCAGCAGCTCGCAGGAAACGCCTCCGACCCGCACTCCGCTCGCCCGCTCCGAGCCGCAGCCAAGCCGCGAAGGCGGACACACGGCGAGCGGCGCCGGGGAAGGCTTCTCCCCGCTCCGTCCAGCTGGAGCGGGGACCCCGGCAgcggggggcggccccggggcgccCCGCAGATCCCCCCGTCCCGGGGCGGCTGCCTCCCCGCACGCAGCCCGACCCCCGCGCACACCAGCAGCCCACCACG AGACCGCCGGCCCCGGGCCgcgtcccccccgccccgggcctcCACAGCCCCCGCAGGGTCCCCTCCGCTCCCTCCCCCGCAAAGGACGGAGCCCGTTCGCTCCCGGCCCGGAAGCCGCCCCGCTGTGCCCGGccgccgcgggccgggccgggccgcccccaCTCACCAAGGAGGAGCCCCGCCGGTCCCCGGGCGTCGCGGTCCCCTCGCGGCGGGCAGGTGCTGGGAGCGGCTCCCCCGCCGCCCTTCATGGCCGGGCGCCCCCGCGGCGGGCCGGGCGCCGGGCCCCCATCCCGGGCGGGAGGAGCCAGGCGAGCAGCGAAGGGCAGCGGCGcggaagcggcggcggcgcgtTACATGGCGGGACGCGCCAGCCCCTCCGCCGCGGAGCCTCCGCGGCCGCCGTACCCCACACTTCCGCCCACGGCCCCGCTGGGGCGCGGGGCGCCCGCGCACGGCGGCCAATCCCCGCGCGGACCGGGGGCGCCGCCGACCAATGGGGTGGCGGTACCCGCCCACCGCTCGCAAAGCCCGCTGGGGGATGTAGTCCGCGGGGGCCTAGCGCCCGCCCGCAGCCATGtgcccgcggcccggcccggccccgccgcgctgccccccCGGCTCGACTGGGCGCGGTGCGGGTGGCCCCGGCCTGCCGGGAGCCCCGGGCCCGGGCAGCGCCCTGGGGGGTGTTTGCGTCGCGTGTCACGAATAACAGGGAAGCCCCAGCCCGCGGTCCCCGGGGCCCCTGCAcgggagaggagggggctggggctggagcgaGCTGCAGAACGTTAA
- the LOC137674259 gene encoding Krueppel-like factor 15 yields MVSVRCQELLPSLTSSSLLESFASALQRSMPPSLLPGHGSERASSHPEGSGRLLAGSTSPSEDTLLPPSNAKGEDTKPQVTVCEAHLKLPDFCGSLSQDFIPTLEEIEEFLREKAEFLKDEASELHPAGGKVEIKSEISLGSSGGQPVSSVVQEEEVSKAAQPGGTADGSDQAVATGSIPVVLQIQPLQMDSGSPLAQGATCGVSVAQLVISLQGQNLSLLPQVQPPVTITDQKYVKIAPLPVAMRPGAPGDAQEVEATPKHQKALPSLVRVHKCSHPGCGKMYTKSSHLKAHFRRHTGEKPYTCAWPNCGWRFSRSDELSRHKRSHSGVKPYQCGACEKKFARSDHLAKHVKIHRGQPYSQRTLQGGSRS; encoded by the exons ATGGTCTCTGTGAGGTGCCAGGAGCTGCTACCCTCCTTGACCAGCTCTTCCCTGCTAGAGAGCTTTGCCAGTGCTCTGCAACGCAGCATGCCGCCATCCCTTCTGCCGGGGCACGGCAGCGAGAGGGCGTCCAGCCACCCAGAAGGCTCTGGCCGTCTCCTTGCAGGCAGCACCAGCCCCTCTGAAGACACCTTGCTCCCCCCGTCCAATGCAAAGGGGGAAGACACAAAACCCCAAGTCACTGTCTGCGAGGCTCACCTCAAGCTGCCTGACTTCTGTGGCAGCCTCTCCCAGGACTTCATTCCCACCCTGGAGGAGATTGAGGAGTTCCTGCGAGAGAAGGCCGAGTTCCTCAAAGATGAAGCAAGCGAGCTTCACCCAGCTGGAGGGAAGGTCGAGATCAAATCTGAGATCAGCTTAGGTAGCTCTGGGGGACAGCCTGTCTCCAGTGTGGTTCAAGAAGAAGAGGTCTCAAAAGCTGCCCAGCCTGGAGGGACAGCTGATGGTAGTGACCAGGCAGTAGCCACTGGGAGCATTCCTGTTGTCCTCCAAATCCAGCCTCTCCAGATGGACAGTGGCAGCCCGCTAGCACAGGGTGCTACGTGTGGTGTCAGCGTGGCCCAGCTGGTTATCAGCTTGCAGGGCCAAAACCTGTCCCTCCTCCCTCAGGTCCAACCCCCTGTGACCATCACGGACCAAAAGTATGTCAAAATTGCCCCCCTGCCTGTTGCCATGAGGCCAGGGGCGCCGGGGGATGCGCAAGAGGTGGAGGCAACCCCCAAGCATCAGAAAGCCCTCCCTTCCCTCGTCCGCGTCCACAAGTGCTCTCACCCGGGCTGCGGCAAGATGTACACCAAGAGTTCCCACCTCAAGGCTCACTTCCGTCGGCACACGGGCGAGAAGCCCTACACTTGTGCTTGGCCCAACTGCGGCTGGCG GTTTTCCCGGTCGGATGAGCTCTCCCGTCACAAGCGCTCCCACTCTGGTGTCAAGCCGTACCAGTGTGGCGCCTGCGAGAAGAAGTTTGCCCGCAGTGACCATTTAGCCAAGCACGTGAAGATCCACCGGGGCCAGCCGTACAGCCAGCGGACACTGCAGGGGGGCAGCAGAAGTTAA